GCCGCCCGTGAGCTGGCGGCAGTGGCCGAGGAGGCCTGCGCGGCGACCCCGGGGCTCCGGGTGTCGGTGGAGCATCGGGTGGGGACGCTGGGTATTGGTGAGGTGAGCGTGGCCATCGTGGCCGCGCATGCCCATCGCGCGCAGGCCTGCGACGGCGCACGGGCGGTCATCGAGGCGCTCAAGCAGCGGGTGCCCATCTGGAAGCGCGAGCACTACGTGGACGGTGACCGGGTGTGGATCGATCCCACACGAACCGCGGGAGGTACGGCCTGATGCGCGACCAGTTCGGGCGATCCATCGAGTACCTGCGCATCTCGGTGACCGATCGGTGCAACTTCCGGTGCCAGTACTGCATGCCGCTGGAAGGGCTGCCGTGGCTCCCCAAGGCCGATATCCTGCGCTACGAAGAGATTGCCGACATCGTCGCGCAGCTCGCGCCACTGGGCCTCCGGCGCCTGCGCATCACCGGCGGTGAACCGACCATCCGCCCCGAGCTGCCGCGTCTCGTCCGGCTGCTGCGCGACATTCCGGGGATCGAGGACATCGCGCTGTCCACCAATGGCGTGAAGCTGCCGCAGATGGCCGGCGCGCTGGCCGATGCCGGACTGCACCGGGTGAACATCAGTGCCGATTCGCTGCGTCCGGAGCGTGTGGCGGCCATTGCCCGCCGCGATCTGGGATTTGCCCTGCATACGGCGGCCCTGGCGGCGGAACAAGCGGGCCTCGGGCCCATCAAGGTCAACGTCGTCGTCATGCGCGGCATCAATGACGACGAGCTGGGCGATTTCGCGGCGCTGACACGCGAGCATCCCTGGCATGTCCGCTTCATCGAGCTGATGCCGGTGGGAGAGCTGCGCGATCTCACCTGGGAGCACGTGGTGCCCAGCGACGAGATCCTCGCGCGGTTGTCGGCCGTGGATGCGCTCCTGCCGGATGCCACGCCCGTGCAGGGCAACGGGCCAGCGGCGTACTACCGCTACGCCGGTGCGCCGGGCTCGGTGGGCGTGATCACGCCCATGACCCATACGTATTGCGAGAAATGTAATCGGGTTAGGCTGACGGCCGACGGCCGCTTGCGGACCTGCCTGTTCGGCGAACACGAGGTGCCGCTGCGCGATGCCTTGCGACGGGGTGAACCGCTCGCCCCGCTCTTTACACGGGCACTGGCAGAAAAGCCCCGGGAGCATGCATTGCTGCAATTGCGTGTCGGCGGCTTGCGTGCGCTGAGCGAGGTGGGCGGGTAAGGCATTGCAGAGGGGCTGCACGACGGCATTCACGAGCGAAGTTGCTCGCGTGGCTATCGCACCCTATGTTGCGCAAACGCACTCATCTGGACGCCATGGCGCTCATGGCCGGTACGGTCCGTGTTGCCGACGGTACGGCGCTCCAGTTCACGTACACCGTTCTTCAGCTTCGCCAGCCGTTCGGAGATCCGGCACAACATGGTCAACAAGATCACGGTCGTAGGCGCGGGCAATGTCGGCGCCACCACGGCCCAGCGTATCGCCGAGAAGTCACTCGGCCGCACGGTCGTCATGGTGGACGTCGTCGAAGGCATCCCGCAGGGGAAGGGCCTCGATCAGTGGGAGTCGGCGCCCGTCGAAGGCTTCGACACGCGCGTCATCGGCACCAATGGCTACGAGGAGACGGCGGGCTCGGACATCGTCGTGATCACGGCCGGCATCGCCCGCAAGCCGGGCATGTCGCGTGACGATCTGCTCAACACGAACGCCGGCATCGTGAAGTCGGTGGCGGAGCAGATCAAGGCCACCTCGCCGAACGCGATCATCATCGTCGTGTCGAATCCGCTCGACGTGATGTGTCACGTGGCGAAGCATGTGACGGGCTTCCCGCGCGAGCGCGTGATCGGCATGGCCGGCGTGCTCGACACGGCGCGCTACCGCTCGTTCATCGCCGAAGCGCTCGACGTGTCGGTGCGCGACATCCAGGCCATGGTGCTGGGCGGCCATGGCGACACGATGGTGCCGCTCATCTCGTACACGACCATCAGCGGCATCCCCATCACGCAGCTCATGCCGCGTGAGCAGCTCGATGCGATCGTGCAGCGCGCCCGTGACGGCGGCGCCGAGATCGTGAAGTATCTCAAGACCGGCTCGGCGTACTATGCGCCGTCGTCGGGCGCGGTGGAGATGGTCGATGCGATCGTGCACGATCGCAAGCGCATCCTGCCGTGTGCCGCATGGCTCGAGGGTGAATACGGGATGTCGGGGCTGTTCCTCGGCGTGCCCTGCAAGCTCGGCAAGAACGGCCTCGAGAAGGTGCTCGAGATCGAACTCACCGCCGACGAAAAGGCCGCACTCGAACGCTCCGCCCAGGCGGTGCGCGAACCGATGTCGGTGCTCTCCCTCTGACCTGGCGAAACCGGCGCGGTCCCTCGGACCGCGCCGGTTTCTTCACTTACCTCGCCTATGTACGGTCTCACGCGGTTCTGGCAGAGCACGATCGGCAAGAAGATCGTGATGGCGGTGACGGGGATCATCGGAATCCTGTTCGTCATCGGCCACATGTCCGGCAACTTCCTGATGTTCAAGGGGCAGGACGCAATGCACCACTACGCATTGCTGCTCCGCACCAGCATGCCGCTCCTCTGGACGGTGCGCATCGGGTTGCTTGCAGCGGTCGTGCTGCACGTAGTATCGGCCTATCAGCTCACGATGATCTCGAAGGCCGCGCGTCCGCAGGACTACACGACGCGCAAGCCGCAGGTGACCACCCTCGCGGCGAAGACGATGAAGTGGGGCGGCGTGCTGCTGCTCGTCTTCCTGGTGTATCACATCCTCCACATGACGCTGGGCACGGTGCATCCGCAGTTCGTGCACCTCGATCCGTACAACAACCTGCGGATCGGTCTGGCCAATCCGCTCGTGGCCGGTTTCTACATCCTCGCGATGGCGGCGCTGGGCCTGCATCTCTACCACGGCGCCTGGGCCGTGACGCGCACGCTGGGCGTGGCGCGTCCGTCGCAGCATCCGCTCAAGCGCCGTATCGCGGTGGTGATCGCCATCGTCGTCGCGGTGGGCTTCGCGATCATTCCGATCGCCGCGCTCGCCGGCCTGTTCCCCGAAGCGCCGGCGCTGCAGGAAACTTCCGCGGCGGAGACGCACTGACATGATCGAACTGAACGCCAAGATCCCGAGCGGACCGCTCGAACAGAAGTGGGACAAGCACCGCTTCGACATGAAGCTGGTGAATCCGGCCAACAAGCGGAAACACCACGTGATCGTGGTGGGCGCGGGCCTCGCCGGCGCGTCCGCGGCCGCCACCATGGCGGAGCTGGGGTACAACGTCTCCTGCTTCGTCTTCCACGATTCGCCGCGCCGCGCGCACTCCATCGCGGCGCAGGGCGGCATCAACGCCGCCAAGAACTACCAGAACGACGGCGACTCGGTGCGTCGGCTGTTCTACGACACGGTCAAGGGCGGCGACTTCCGCGCCCGCGAAGCCAACGTGTACCGTCTCGCGCAGGTGTCGGTGAACATCATCGACCAGTGCGTGGCGCAGGGCGTGCCGTTCGCGCGTGAATACGGCGGTCTGCTGGCCAACCGTTCGTTCGGTGGCGCGCAGGTCTCGCGTACATTCTACGCGCGTGGGCAGACGGGGCAGCAGTTGCTGCTGGGCGCGTACCAGGCGCTGGAGCGCCAGGTCGGGCTCAAGAAGGTGCAGATGCACACCTTCGAGGAAATGCTCGACGTGGTGGTCATCAACGGCCATGCGCGCGGCATCATCACGCGCAACCTGCTCACCGGCAAGATCACGTCGCACGCGGGCGATGCGGTGGTGCTCGCCACGGGCGGCTACGGCAACGTATTCTTCCTGAGCACGAACGCGAAGTACTCCAACGTCACGGCCTCGTGGCGCGCGCACAAGAAGGGCGCGGCCTTCGCCAATCCGTGCTACACGCAGATTCACCCCACGTGCATTCCGGTGCACGGCGAACATCAGTCGAAGCTGACGCTGATGTCGGAGTCGCTGCGCAACGACGGACGGGTGTGGGTGCCCAAGAAGCAGGGCGATCATCGTCCACCCGCACAGATTCCGGAAGCGGAGCGCGATTACTACCTCGAACGGAAGTATCCGAGCTTCGGCAATCTGGCGCCGCGTGACATCTCGTCTCGTGCCGCCAAAGAAGCCTGCGACGACGGCCGTGGCGTGGGCCCCGGCGGTCTCGGGGTGTATCTCGACTTCGCCGACGCCATCAAGCGTCTGGGGCAGCAGACCATCGCCGAGCGGTACGGCAATCTGTTCGACATGTATCAGCGCATCACGGACGAAAATCCGTATCAGCAGCCGATGCGCATCTACCCGGCCGTGCACTATACGATGGGCGGTCTCTGGGTGGACTACAATCTCATGAGCACCATCCCCGGTCTGCACGTGGCCGGTGAAGCCAACTTCTCCGATCACGGTGCCAACCGTCTCGGCGCGTCGGCGCTCATGCAGGGGCTGGCCGACGGCTACTTCGTGCTGCCGTACACCATCGGCGACTATCTCGCCAGCACCAAGCTGGAGAAGGTGGACACGTCGCACGCGGAGTTCCGCGGCGCCGAGGAAGCCATCCGCGCGCAGCAGCAGCAGTTCCTGAACATGAAGGGCAAGCGCACGGTCGACAGCTTCCACAAGGAGCTGGGCAAGATCATGTGGGAATACTGCGGCATGGCCCGTGATCGCGCCGGTCTCACCAAGGCGCTGGAGCTGATTCCCGCGCTCCGGGAAGAGTTCTGGAGCAACCTGAACGTGCCGGGCAGCGCGGACTCGCTCAACCAGTCGCTGGAGCGTGCGGGCCGCGTGGCGGACTTCTTCGAACTCGGTGAACTCATGTGCCGTGACGCACTGCACCGTGAAGAGTCCTGTGGCGGGCACTTCCGCACCGAGTACCAGGAAGAAGGCGAGGCCAAGCGCAACGACGAGGAGTTCGCGTACGTGGCCGCCTGGGAATACGCGGGCGAAGGGAAGGCGCCGATTCTCAACAAGGAACCGCTGGTGTACGAAAACGTGCACCTCTCCACACGGAGCTACAAGTAATGAAGCTCACTCTCAACGTGTGGCGTCAGCCCGCGTCGCAGGCGCCAGGCCAGCTCGAGACGTACACGCTCGAAGGCGTGAGTGCGGACATGTCGTTCCTCGAGATGTTCGACATGCTGAACGAGCAGCTCACCGAGCAGGGCAAGGAGCCGGTGGCCTTCGCGCACGATTGCCGCGAAGGCATCTGCGGTTCGTGCGCGATGATGATCAACGGTCAGGCGCACGGACCGTGGAAGGGCGCGGCCACCTGTCAGTTGCACATGCGCGCGTTCAAGGATGGAGACATCATCACGGTGGAGCCGTGGCGTGCCTCGCCGTTCCCGCTCGTGAAGGATCTCGTGGTGAATCGCGGTTCGCTCGATCGCATCATCCAGGCGGGCGGGTTCATCTCGGTGAACACGGGCGGTCCGCGTGACGCCAACGAGATCCTCATCGGTAAGGACATCCTCGAAGAGTCGATGGACGCCGCGGCGTGCATCGGGTGCGGCGCGTGCGTGGCCGCGTGCCCGAACGCGTCGGCGTCGCTCTTCACCGGCGCGAAGATCTCGCACCTCGGTCTGCTGCCGCAGGGGCAGCCCGAACGCGACAAACGCGCGCTGGCGATGGTGGAGCAGATGGATCTCGAAGGCTTCGGTCACTGCACGCTCACGGGCGAATGCCAGGAAGCGTGCCCGAAGGAGATCAGCATCGACGTGATCAAGCGCATGAACCGTGACTATCTCGTGGCCAGTGCGCTTCGCCAGGAACCACGGGCCACCGCGGGTACGGGCTGACCGCGTCGGAACAACCTCGGAAAGACCGCAGTGAACGGCGACCTCGTAAAGAGGTCGCCGTTTGTTTTTCAGGGTTCCTGAAATGCAGAACGCCGATGACACGAATTGGGCGCGGGCACTACAACAGCACCGCGCGCACATCCGCCTGAAGTACCGGCAGCAGTTCCGTCTCGAACCAGGGATTGAGCTTCAGCCATCGGTTGTTGTGCCATGATGGGTGCGGGAGCGGAAACACACTGGGCGTCGTGTCGTCCCGATGGCGGCGCCAGGCGCGCACGGTTTCCGTGAGTCCCTGCTGCGTGGCGTCGTGGCCGAGGTGCCATCGTTGGGCATAACTCCCGATCACCACCAGCAACTTCAGATTCGACAGCCGGCCGAACACGCGGGGTCGCCAGACCTCCGCACATTCGCGGCGGGGCGGCAGATCGCCGGTCTTGCCCAGGCCGGGGAAGCAGAACCCCATCGGCAGGATGGCAATGCGGGACGCGTCATAGAACTCGGCGTCCGTGAGGCCCAACCATTGCCGCAGCCGGACACCCGAGGGATCGTCGAACGGACGACCGCTGCGATGCGCGCGAATGCCCGGTGCCTGGCTGGCAATGCAGATGCGCGCGGACTCGGCGAGTTGGAAGACGGGCCGAGGCTCATGATCCAACGGCGGCCCGTACCGCGGCTCGTCGCGGCAGATCCGGCAGGCCTCGATGGCCTCGCGCAGTGCCTCGAATCGCTGCGGTTCGCCGATCGACGTGACGGGCGGCATCTTGAGGACCACGATTCATGTCCCGAAGAGAGGATCAGAAGAGAGGATCAGATGACCAGACGATTCAGGATCGGCGATCACGTGCGCTGGAACTCCGAGGCGGGCCACGTATCGGGAACCATCATCGCGATCCACACGACCGATTTCGACTACAAGGGTCATGTCCATCACGCGACGGAGGACGATCCGCAGTACGAGATCAAGAGTGACAAAACGGATCATATCGCGGCGCACAAGGGCAGCGCACTCGAACACGCGTGATATCTTGCATCATGGAGCATGATGATCCGGTGATCTCACGATTTTCCCGCCACGCCTCCCGGTCACGAGCCGGTGCCATTCTGACCGCCGCGATCGTAGCAGTGTCCGCGTGCCGTCCGTCGAACGGCGACACCCCGCCTGAAGATTCCGCCCGCGCGGCGCAGGGTCCGCAGAGCAATGGTGGAGGTGACGCCCGGCGTGGTCTCGCGCTGCTCAACAATTTCCGCGACTCGCTGCCGGAGCACAGCGGCAATGCGTTGCGCTGCACGAGCTGCCACCTCGACAATGGCACGCGCACCACGGCGCTGCCATGGCTGGGCAGTGCGGCGCGGTATCCGCAATACCGGGCGCGACCGGGCTATCCGGAAAACATGGAGCGGCGCATCAACGAGTGCATCGCGCGCAGCCTCGCCGGCAGAATGCTGCCGGAGGCTGGCCGTGACATGCGCGACATGGTGGCCTACATGGAGTCGCTGCGCGATCGTCCCCGTCCGGCGGACAATCCCCAGGTGAAGCTGGTGGGGCAGGTGAGCGCGGGGCGTGAGGGGTATGCGCAGCAGTGCGCGCGCTGCCATGGAGCGAGTGGCGAAGGCGTGCCGGGGCTGGCGCCGGCCGTCTGGGGAGCCGAGAGCTATTCGGTGGGAGCGGGCATGGCGCGGCAGTACACCCTGGCCACCTTCATGCGCCACAACATGCCGTACGACCGCGCCACGATCGTCACCGACCAGCAGGCCGCCGATATCGCAGCCTACATGCTCACGCAGCCCCGGCAGGACCATCCCGGCAAGGAACGGGACTGGCCCAACGGCGACCCGCCAGCCGACGTTGCCTATGTAACGGACTCGGCGAAGACCGCCGGCAAGCCCATGCCAGCGGCGCGGCCGCTCCTGCCGCGCCGTGTGTCCCCCGATTCACTCGGCCGATGAACACCTCGCTCACTGCACACACCCCCGATCCACAGTCGCCCGGCGACCGCCGGCGCTTCCTCACGCGCCTGGCAGCGCTGGGCGCGACCTTTGGACTCGTCTCTCCGCGCGCCGCGGCCGCTTCGGCGGCCTCGGCCGTTGACGCCATGTCGCCGGGGGTCGCCGACGATCCGTGGATGTCCCGACTCTCGGGAAAGCATCGGGTGGTCTTTCATTCCCACATGCCCACCGACGCCCTGGCCATCCGCTGGGCGCTGACCTTCCTCGACACCCAGAAGAACACCTACGGGCTCACCGACCGTGACTGCGGCGTCGTGGTGGGACTCAACGGCCGGTCCATCGGCTGGCTGTTCAACGATGCGTTGTGGGCCAAGTACCCCACCATCGGCGAGGTCATGGGGACGCCGGCGTCCAGAAATCCGCAGACGGCGCTGGTGGCGTCGCTGATCCCGCGCGGCGTGATCATTCTGGCG
The nucleotide sequence above comes from Gemmatimonas aurantiaca. Encoded proteins:
- a CDS encoding molybdenum cofactor biosynthesis protein MoaE, translated to MPLLHAAIVTAPIDVGALITRTQDDGVGAISVFLGTVRDFNDGRPVTGIEYEAYEAMAARELAAVAEEACAATPGLRVSVEHRVGTLGIGEVSVAIVAAHAHRAQACDGARAVIEALKQRVPIWKREHYVDGDRVWIDPTRTAGGTA
- the moaA gene encoding GTP 3',8-cyclase MoaA, yielding MRDQFGRSIEYLRISVTDRCNFRCQYCMPLEGLPWLPKADILRYEEIADIVAQLAPLGLRRLRITGGEPTIRPELPRLVRLLRDIPGIEDIALSTNGVKLPQMAGALADAGLHRVNISADSLRPERVAAIARRDLGFALHTAALAAEQAGLGPIKVNVVVMRGINDDELGDFAALTREHPWHVRFIELMPVGELRDLTWEHVVPSDEILARLSAVDALLPDATPVQGNGPAAYYRYAGAPGSVGVITPMTHTYCEKCNRVRLTADGRLRTCLFGEHEVPLRDALRRGEPLAPLFTRALAEKPREHALLQLRVGGLRALSEVGG
- the mdh gene encoding malate dehydrogenase; this translates as MVNKITVVGAGNVGATTAQRIAEKSLGRTVVMVDVVEGIPQGKGLDQWESAPVEGFDTRVIGTNGYEETAGSDIVVITAGIARKPGMSRDDLLNTNAGIVKSVAEQIKATSPNAIIIVVSNPLDVMCHVAKHVTGFPRERVIGMAGVLDTARYRSFIAEALDVSVRDIQAMVLGGHGDTMVPLISYTTISGIPITQLMPREQLDAIVQRARDGGAEIVKYLKTGSAYYAPSSGAVEMVDAIVHDRKRILPCAAWLEGEYGMSGLFLGVPCKLGKNGLEKVLEIELTADEKAALERSAQAVREPMSVLSL
- a CDS encoding succinate dehydrogenase cytochrome b subunit is translated as MYGLTRFWQSTIGKKIVMAVTGIIGILFVIGHMSGNFLMFKGQDAMHHYALLLRTSMPLLWTVRIGLLAAVVLHVVSAYQLTMISKAARPQDYTTRKPQVTTLAAKTMKWGGVLLLVFLVYHILHMTLGTVHPQFVHLDPYNNLRIGLANPLVAGFYILAMAALGLHLYHGAWAVTRTLGVARPSQHPLKRRIAVVIAIVVAVGFAIIPIAALAGLFPEAPALQETSAAETH
- a CDS encoding fumarate reductase/succinate dehydrogenase flavoprotein subunit, translated to MIELNAKIPSGPLEQKWDKHRFDMKLVNPANKRKHHVIVVGAGLAGASAAATMAELGYNVSCFVFHDSPRRAHSIAAQGGINAAKNYQNDGDSVRRLFYDTVKGGDFRAREANVYRLAQVSVNIIDQCVAQGVPFAREYGGLLANRSFGGAQVSRTFYARGQTGQQLLLGAYQALERQVGLKKVQMHTFEEMLDVVVINGHARGIITRNLLTGKITSHAGDAVVLATGGYGNVFFLSTNAKYSNVTASWRAHKKGAAFANPCYTQIHPTCIPVHGEHQSKLTLMSESLRNDGRVWVPKKQGDHRPPAQIPEAERDYYLERKYPSFGNLAPRDISSRAAKEACDDGRGVGPGGLGVYLDFADAIKRLGQQTIAERYGNLFDMYQRITDENPYQQPMRIYPAVHYTMGGLWVDYNLMSTIPGLHVAGEANFSDHGANRLGASALMQGLADGYFVLPYTIGDYLASTKLEKVDTSHAEFRGAEEAIRAQQQQFLNMKGKRTVDSFHKELGKIMWEYCGMARDRAGLTKALELIPALREEFWSNLNVPGSADSLNQSLERAGRVADFFELGELMCRDALHREESCGGHFRTEYQEEGEAKRNDEEFAYVAAWEYAGEGKAPILNKEPLVYENVHLSTRSYK
- a CDS encoding succinate dehydrogenase/fumarate reductase iron-sulfur subunit, with protein sequence MKLTLNVWRQPASQAPGQLETYTLEGVSADMSFLEMFDMLNEQLTEQGKEPVAFAHDCREGICGSCAMMINGQAHGPWKGAATCQLHMRAFKDGDIITVEPWRASPFPLVKDLVVNRGSLDRIIQAGGFISVNTGGPRDANEILIGKDILEESMDAAACIGCGACVAACPNASASLFTGAKISHLGLLPQGQPERDKRALAMVEQMDLEGFGHCTLTGECQEACPKEISIDVIKRMNRDYLVASALRQEPRATAGTG
- a CDS encoding uracil-DNA glycosylase family protein, which gives rise to MPPVTSIGEPQRFEALREAIEACRICRDEPRYGPPLDHEPRPVFQLAESARICIASQAPGIRAHRSGRPFDDPSGVRLRQWLGLTDAEFYDASRIAILPMGFCFPGLGKTGDLPPRRECAEVWRPRVFGRLSNLKLLVVIGSYAQRWHLGHDATQQGLTETVRAWRRHRDDTTPSVFPLPHPSWHNNRWLKLNPWFETELLPVLQADVRAVLL
- a CDS encoding DUF2945 domain-containing protein; the protein is MTRRFRIGDHVRWNSEAGHVSGTIIAIHTTDFDYKGHVHHATEDDPQYEIKSDKTDHIAAHKGSALEHA
- a CDS encoding c-type cytochrome, which codes for MSACRPSNGDTPPEDSARAAQGPQSNGGGDARRGLALLNNFRDSLPEHSGNALRCTSCHLDNGTRTTALPWLGSAARYPQYRARPGYPENMERRINECIARSLAGRMLPEAGRDMRDMVAYMESLRDRPRPADNPQVKLVGQVSAGREGYAQQCARCHGASGEGVPGLAPAVWGAESYSVGAGMARQYTLATFMRHNMPYDRATIVTDQQAADIAAYMLTQPRQDHPGKERDWPNGDPPADVAYVTDSAKTAGKPMPAARPLLPRRVSPDSLGR